A stretch of Microbulbifer sp. SAOS-129_SWC DNA encodes these proteins:
- a CDS encoding MFS transporter has protein sequence MQKPQLSFWQIWNMCFGFIGIQFGFALQNANVSRIFQSLGASIEDIPILWVAAPITGLLIQPVIGYLSDRTWTRFGRRRPYLLAGAVAASLALFAMPNASSLWVAAGLLWILDASLNVMLGPAIALLGDMQPDRQRSTGFLMQGFFIGVSAVVASALPWMLHNWLAVGDSGAAGIAPSVTYAFYVGGLIMLASVIWTALRTREFNPQQLAELASGDNAVSLPDSEARPPGSSSFASGGLLLAGAVGALLVELLGAERQLHILCAGAALFGALQLGARWMHHRGATSNAAYQFTRDLMQMPTTMRQLAVVQFFTWFALFCMWIYGTPAVASYHFGALAADSAAYNRGADWVGVLFSAYNGFAALAAVAIPLLVRVSNRKICHCINLCLGATALMSFYWIHDPTLLLLPMVAMGFAWASILSMPYAILAGSLPAHKMGVYAGIFNFFIVIPQILASSTLALVIHHFFADQTIYAMVLAGVLMLGAAIATLFVQDQPAEVSVPLATG, from the coding sequence ATGCAAAAACCCCAGCTGAGCTTCTGGCAGATCTGGAATATGTGCTTCGGCTTTATCGGTATCCAGTTCGGCTTCGCCCTGCAGAACGCCAACGTGAGCCGTATCTTCCAGAGCCTCGGCGCCTCGATTGAAGATATTCCGATTCTCTGGGTTGCGGCGCCAATCACCGGACTGCTGATCCAGCCGGTGATCGGCTATCTCAGCGACCGCACCTGGACCCGCTTCGGCCGCCGCCGCCCCTACTTGCTTGCCGGTGCCGTGGCCGCGAGCCTGGCCCTGTTCGCCATGCCCAACGCCTCCAGCCTGTGGGTTGCCGCGGGCCTGCTGTGGATTCTGGATGCCTCCCTCAATGTCATGCTCGGGCCGGCCATCGCCCTGCTCGGGGATATGCAGCCGGACCGGCAACGCTCCACCGGCTTCCTGATGCAGGGGTTCTTTATCGGGGTCAGCGCAGTGGTGGCCTCGGCGCTCCCCTGGATGCTGCACAACTGGCTGGCCGTCGGCGACAGCGGCGCCGCCGGCATAGCGCCGTCGGTGACCTATGCGTTCTATGTCGGAGGCCTGATCATGCTGGCCAGCGTGATCTGGACAGCCCTGCGCACGCGAGAGTTCAATCCGCAGCAGCTGGCCGAACTCGCTTCTGGCGACAACGCCGTGTCGCTCCCTGACTCCGAAGCCCGGCCACCCGGCTCCAGCAGTTTCGCCAGCGGCGGGCTGCTACTGGCGGGCGCTGTCGGAGCGCTGCTGGTGGAGCTGCTCGGTGCCGAGCGCCAGCTGCATATCCTCTGCGCGGGTGCCGCGCTGTTCGGCGCCCTGCAGCTGGGCGCGCGCTGGATGCACCATCGCGGTGCAACCTCGAATGCTGCCTACCAGTTCACCCGCGACCTGATGCAGATGCCGACCACGATGCGCCAGCTGGCGGTAGTGCAATTCTTCACCTGGTTCGCGCTCTTTTGCATGTGGATCTACGGTACACCGGCGGTGGCAAGCTATCACTTCGGCGCCCTCGCCGCCGACAGCGCTGCCTATAACCGCGGCGCGGACTGGGTCGGGGTACTGTTTTCGGCCTACAATGGCTTCGCCGCGCTGGCCGCCGTCGCCATTCCGCTGCTGGTGCGTGTGAGCAATCGCAAGATCTGCCACTGCATCAACTTATGCCTGGGCGCCACCGCCCTGATGTCGTTTTACTGGATTCACGATCCCACCCTGCTATTGCTGCCGATGGTCGCCATGGGCTTTGCCTGGGCCTCGATCCTGTCAATGCCCTACGCCATCCTTGCCGGCTCCCTGCCGGCGCACAAAATGGGTGTCTACGCCGGCATCTTCAATTTCTTTATCGTGATTCCACAGATCCTCGCCTCCAGCACACTGGCGCTGGTGATTCACCACTTTTTTGCCGACCAGACGATCTATGCCATGGTGCTCGCCGGCGTGCTGATGCTGGGAGCGGCAATCGCGACACTGTTCGTGCAAGACCAGCCTGCAGAAGTTTCCGTACCGCTCGCCACCGGCTGA
- a CDS encoding IS30 family transposase, producing the protein MSYNQLTENERYQIYSLKKAGHSQIEIAELLERHPSTICRELRRNKGLRGYRPGQAQKLSNVRRYGAHKARKVTDEVRDQIETLLRQELSPQQVADYLKRCTGISLHHETIYQLIYADKAHGGDLYTHLRVASKPYRKRYGSNDQRGKIKNRVSIDERPEVVDLGNRIGDWEGDTVIGKGRKGALLTLVERKSLYTVIVLLTGKRADLLAAAAVAHMVHLKEKVKTITFDNGLEFAGHEEIAKGLEADIYFAHPYASWERGINENTNGLIRQYFPKGTDFSTVSDEQVQFVMDRLNSRPRATRGGRSPNELFMGRRDDLLAA; encoded by the coding sequence ATGAGCTACAACCAGCTGACCGAGAACGAACGATACCAGATTTATAGTCTGAAGAAAGCCGGGCACTCGCAAATAGAGATTGCCGAACTTCTGGAAAGGCATCCCTCTACGATCTGTCGAGAGCTGCGTCGCAACAAAGGGCTACGAGGGTACCGGCCCGGGCAAGCTCAAAAGCTGTCGAATGTTAGACGGTATGGGGCCCACAAGGCTCGGAAGGTGACGGACGAGGTACGTGATCAGATTGAAACGCTGCTCCGGCAGGAGTTAAGCCCGCAGCAGGTAGCAGATTATCTGAAACGGTGTACGGGTATTTCCTTACATCATGAGACAATTTATCAGCTGATCTATGCCGACAAGGCTCATGGCGGCGATTTGTATACGCATCTGCGAGTAGCGTCAAAGCCCTACCGCAAGCGTTACGGCAGCAACGATCAACGCGGCAAGATCAAGAACAGAGTGAGTATTGATGAACGCCCTGAGGTTGTTGACCTGGGTAACCGAATTGGCGACTGGGAAGGCGATACAGTCATCGGCAAAGGCCGCAAAGGTGCGCTATTGACCCTGGTAGAGCGCAAATCGCTGTATACGGTCATTGTGTTGCTGACGGGCAAGAGAGCCGACTTGCTCGCCGCTGCAGCGGTTGCGCATATGGTACACCTTAAGGAGAAAGTCAAAACAATCACGTTCGACAATGGCCTTGAGTTTGCCGGTCATGAAGAGATCGCGAAAGGACTGGAGGCGGATATTTACTTTGCCCATCCCTATGCATCATGGGAGCGTGGAATCAATGAAAATACCAATGGTCTTATTCGGCAATATTTCCCGAAGGGAACGGACTTCAGTACGGTATCGGATGAGCAGGTTCAGTTTGTCATGGACCGCCTGAACAGCAGACCAAGAGCGACCAGGGGTGGACGATCGCCAAATGAGCTATTTATGGGGCGGCGGGACGATTTGCTCGCTGCATGA
- a CDS encoding TonB-dependent receptor, which produces MSNQAGFRKKSIAAAIACALTGTAMAQSQSGSGLEEVTVVGIRGSLTKSMDVKRDSQGVVDAISSEDIGKMPDTNLAESLQRVTGVSIDRQNGEGSRVTVRGFGPDYNVVTLNGRVMPAANIEATGASASRSFDFANLAAESVSAVEVYKTGKASLATGGIGSVINIRTARPLEQDDMVLNLSAKTTHDTSNKQGNDFTPELSGIFSTKFADDTIGIALTGSYSERDSGYAKSETPSGWYTIPGGQGDWGSIAPDNPNFENAPQEGDVYSVPRGVGYAFGELQRKRTNAQLTMQWAPRDDFEATLDYTYAEQDVEQQYNAMGAWFNGVPVSGSFTKGSGNGSVVAPIVYTDGTGSDVTFNAGEWGTVNDNNSVGLNLAWDPTDHLSLAFDYHNSTAENGAKDGRGTNNSIAGVQFNRAATTVDYSGDLPTTSFQYIDGQGFDPAQMLTSGSSFRNSYMKHDIEQAKFDGTFKLDNNAVKSIDFGVSYLESTNRSAFANAQRDTWGGYGSPADYPDDIFVQKSMADALDQFSSADSPNMTPYYYAADFQGMINAISAIAAANGETISPCGTVLCASDDFTTDRTAVETQQAAYAQVNLAWDEAAMPMHLSMGLRFEDTKVDAKAKVPVYDSIVWAADNEFVAQTSGLGFSQQEGGYSNWLPNIDFDISLRDDVIARASVSKTITRPGYADIQGGQTINPLLRFNGGTASRGNPDLDPFESTNFDLSAEWYYGDSSYVSAGYYRKDVKNFIGQSSFTETTFNLAHPAQGPRYEQAVADLGTDDPAQVRAYMESLYGAPVVGSAAEGDAAAEFTVIAPVNAKSATIDGFEVAVQHMFGDSGFGSIVNLTTVNGDISYDNFNTNKCDGCENQFALLGLSDSFNVIGFYDKDGIQARIAYNWRDDFLTNTFDGNGERNPVYTEAYGQWDANASYDIREDLTVFIEGINLTNETQRLYGRDKHMMIGAIQTGARYNLGVRYNF; this is translated from the coding sequence ATGAGTAATCAAGCTGGATTTAGGAAAAAATCCATAGCGGCGGCGATTGCCTGCGCGCTGACCGGTACCGCCATGGCGCAGAGCCAAAGCGGCAGCGGGCTGGAAGAAGTGACTGTTGTGGGTATTCGCGGCAGTCTTACCAAGTCGATGGACGTCAAGCGCGATTCTCAGGGGGTGGTGGATGCCATTTCCTCTGAGGATATCGGCAAGATGCCGGATACCAACCTGGCGGAATCCCTGCAGCGTGTCACCGGTGTCTCGATCGACCGCCAGAATGGCGAGGGCAGTCGAGTGACCGTGCGCGGCTTCGGCCCCGACTACAACGTAGTTACCCTGAACGGCCGGGTGATGCCGGCCGCCAATATTGAGGCGACTGGTGCTTCGGCGTCTCGTTCTTTCGATTTTGCCAACCTGGCCGCCGAGAGTGTCAGCGCGGTGGAAGTCTACAAGACCGGCAAGGCCTCTCTGGCAACTGGCGGCATCGGCTCTGTGATCAATATTCGTACAGCCCGTCCGCTGGAGCAGGACGATATGGTGCTGAATCTCAGTGCCAAGACCACCCACGATACCTCCAACAAACAGGGTAATGACTTCACCCCGGAGCTGTCGGGCATCTTCAGCACCAAGTTTGCCGACGATACCATCGGTATCGCGCTGACCGGCTCTTACTCCGAGCGCGACAGCGGCTACGCCAAGTCGGAAACACCTTCCGGCTGGTACACCATCCCCGGTGGTCAGGGTGACTGGGGCTCCATTGCGCCGGACAACCCCAACTTTGAAAATGCGCCGCAGGAAGGTGACGTTTATTCCGTACCGCGTGGTGTCGGCTATGCCTTCGGCGAGCTGCAACGCAAGCGTACCAACGCCCAGCTGACTATGCAGTGGGCCCCGCGTGACGACTTCGAGGCGACCCTGGATTACACCTACGCCGAGCAGGATGTGGAGCAGCAGTACAATGCCATGGGTGCCTGGTTCAACGGCGTACCCGTGTCCGGTTCCTTCACCAAGGGTTCCGGCAATGGCAGCGTGGTCGCACCGATCGTCTACACCGATGGCACAGGTTCCGACGTGACCTTCAATGCCGGTGAGTGGGGCACGGTCAACGATAACAATTCCGTAGGCCTGAACCTGGCCTGGGATCCGACCGATCACCTGAGCCTGGCCTTTGACTACCACAACTCCACGGCGGAGAATGGCGCGAAGGACGGTCGCGGCACCAACAACAGTATCGCTGGTGTCCAGTTCAACCGCGCCGCCACCACAGTGGACTACAGCGGCGACCTGCCCACCACCAGCTTCCAGTACATCGACGGCCAGGGCTTCGATCCTGCGCAAATGCTGACTTCTGGCAGCAGCTTCCGCAACAGCTACATGAAGCACGACATCGAGCAGGCGAAGTTCGACGGTACCTTCAAGCTCGACAACAACGCGGTCAAGAGTATCGACTTCGGTGTGTCCTACCTGGAATCGACCAACCGTTCCGCTTTCGCCAATGCCCAGCGCGATACCTGGGGTGGTTACGGTTCACCGGCGGATTACCCGGATGATATCTTCGTACAGAAGAGCATGGCCGACGCGCTGGATCAGTTCAGTAGTGCCGACAGCCCCAATATGACCCCGTACTATTACGCGGCGGACTTCCAGGGCATGATCAATGCGATCTCGGCCATCGCTGCGGCCAACGGCGAGACCATTAGCCCCTGTGGCACCGTGCTGTGTGCCAGCGACGACTTCACCACCGACCGCACCGCAGTGGAGACGCAGCAGGCCGCTTACGCGCAGGTCAACCTGGCCTGGGACGAAGCTGCGATGCCGATGCATCTCTCAATGGGGCTGCGCTTCGAGGACACCAAGGTGGATGCCAAGGCGAAAGTGCCGGTCTACGACTCGATCGTTTGGGCTGCCGACAATGAGTTCGTGGCGCAGACCAGTGGCCTGGGCTTCAGCCAGCAGGAAGGTGGCTACAGCAACTGGCTGCCGAACATCGACTTCGATATCTCGCTGAGAGACGACGTCATTGCTCGCGCCTCCGTCAGCAAGACCATCACGCGTCCGGGCTACGCCGATATCCAGGGTGGTCAGACTATCAACCCGCTGCTGCGCTTCAACGGCGGCACCGCCTCGCGCGGCAACCCGGATCTGGATCCTTTTGAGTCCACCAACTTCGACCTATCTGCGGAGTGGTATTACGGCGATAGCAGCTACGTATCCGCCGGTTACTACCGCAAGGATGTGAAGAACTTCATCGGCCAGAGCTCTTTCACGGAGACCACTTTCAATCTGGCGCACCCGGCGCAGGGGCCGCGCTATGAACAGGCGGTTGCCGATCTGGGTACTGATGATCCGGCCCAGGTACGCGCCTACATGGAATCCCTGTACGGTGCACCGGTGGTGGGTTCTGCGGCGGAAGGAGATGCGGCGGCGGAATTTACTGTGATCGCCCCGGTTAACGCCAAAAGTGCCACGATCGATGGCTTTGAAGTGGCCGTGCAGCATATGTTCGGCGACTCCGGCTTCGGCAGCATTGTCAACCTGACCACGGTCAATGGCGATATTTCTTACGACAACTTCAACACTAACAAGTGTGATGGCTGTGAGAACCAGTTTGCACTGCTGGGCTTGAGTGACTCTTTCAACGTCATCGGTTTCTATGACAAGGACGGCATCCAGGCACGTATCGCCTACAACTGGCGTGATGACTTCCTGACCAATACGTTTGACGGTAACGGGGAGCGCAACCCTGTGTACACCGAGGCCTACGGGCAGTGGGACGCGAATGCCAGCTACGACATTCGGGAAGACCTGACCGTATTCATCGAAGGCATCAACCTCACCAACGAGACCCAGCGTTTGTATGGTCGTGATAAGCATATGATGATTGGCGCCATTCAAACCGGGGCGCGTTACAACCTCGGCGTGCGTTACAACTTCTGA
- a CDS encoding TonB-dependent receptor, which translates to MNHPPSFKRKLLTSAIASYALAGFAGVALAQDGEDPKALEEVTVYGVKEAQQTAINTKRDARTIVDGIAAEDIGKLPDTTITDSLQRIPGVQIQRTAGEGGSLSVRGMQQVAVMLNGEQFLAAGNLASAQPNFVDVPAQLLRSANVYKSQDVTNSVSGITGTVDIRTFRPMDFEEGLSTASGYDLSTGELSGEMDNTFNALLNWRNDTIGVMVSGVTGQKNLANDYVGHAGDPVAEEMGPASPFAGQWTVNSNHGYEMFKAENERNRDGINLSLQANLGDGFELVVEGFHTDATEYQRRVGLNLSNRWQGQNATSPERQALWHERYSNEWSGAQIAAPTSASDSITGADGRQWIVADQFDVEPLWIYSLSSNRVIETESTNFNVELNFDNGGPFTGSLRAIAATASNNQLFGTAQGGINSFRGNTVQKLDNHFYPADVVDRYNLTLDPDKLDMVGVNGGRFVLPNPLGYDEDPRLGLTYRDSKASWSGFDQPIAGGLGDGATLADYMANKDSWIMEGEQLELNNDTVADLQAINLRGNYKVDNLFITDVEVGLRPSRRSVEVENYDYWAQFYVGSDNRITSPEHPEASNMVGCYAQWRSIDQKFDGGGTGSECSAGERLVGQEGDESSFTPYYVLPPQSLDHNGEDLMFVTDLGDYAKGIPGFWAVDPKTFDNPEAFNRKAFGDIKKILRPSNSYKIALNEVSTYLNTNFEYGPMYGNLGLKVIESEIKAEIYEATGITRTNGGSLYYTGTKTETQRRSDFLPSLNLAWNATDELVFRMSAAKNKQELDLYRYGSSLNITTGPDPDDATQRIPTSWNSQGNINLQPWVTKNYDLSAEYYFGDASMLSLGAYMVKIDTFIENKEGTIDVVSKGKTYSISGTGPVVGEGGEVKGIELGAKLALSDFTDGFFSDFGVEANYTYSPSEVPGDHSDVTGEPYPFANNSENTYNFITWYQHDKWQARIAMNHRSERFIQSYGPLNFAKYAPEETYLDANVSYDVMDNVTVYLQGANLTSQDVKEVYRLASGVEQDSLVYDNEARYSLGVRAKF; encoded by the coding sequence ATGAACCATCCACCCAGTTTTAAAAGGAAGCTCCTGACGAGCGCAATCGCCTCTTACGCCCTGGCCGGCTTTGCCGGTGTAGCCCTGGCCCAGGACGGGGAGGATCCCAAAGCCCTGGAAGAGGTCACCGTCTACGGCGTCAAGGAAGCCCAGCAAACCGCCATCAATACCAAACGCGATGCGCGCACCATCGTCGACGGCATCGCCGCCGAGGATATCGGCAAACTGCCGGACACTACCATCACCGATTCACTGCAGCGCATTCCCGGCGTGCAGATCCAGCGTACCGCCGGTGAGGGCGGCAGCCTCAGCGTACGCGGCATGCAGCAGGTGGCGGTCATGCTGAATGGCGAGCAATTCCTCGCCGCCGGCAACCTGGCGTCGGCACAGCCGAACTTCGTCGATGTACCGGCACAGCTGCTGCGCTCCGCCAACGTCTACAAGAGCCAGGATGTCACCAATTCGGTGTCCGGTATCACCGGCACGGTGGATATCCGCACCTTCCGGCCGATGGATTTCGAGGAGGGCCTCAGCACTGCCAGCGGTTACGATCTGTCCACCGGTGAACTGAGCGGTGAAATGGACAACACCTTTAACGCCCTGCTCAACTGGCGCAACGATACGATCGGGGTAATGGTGTCAGGCGTTACCGGCCAAAAAAACCTGGCCAACGACTATGTCGGCCACGCCGGCGATCCGGTAGCCGAGGAAATGGGCCCGGCCTCGCCGTTCGCCGGCCAGTGGACGGTGAACTCCAACCACGGTTACGAAATGTTCAAGGCCGAAAACGAACGCAACCGCGACGGTATCAACCTGTCGCTGCAGGCCAACCTGGGCGACGGTTTCGAACTGGTGGTGGAAGGTTTCCATACCGACGCCACCGAATACCAGCGCCGCGTGGGCCTGAACCTGTCCAACCGCTGGCAGGGCCAGAACGCCACCAGCCCCGAGCGCCAGGCGCTGTGGCACGAGCGCTACAGCAACGAGTGGAGTGGTGCGCAGATCGCTGCACCCACCAGCGCCAGCGATTCCATCACCGGCGCCGACGGCCGCCAGTGGATTGTTGCCGACCAGTTCGATGTAGAACCGCTGTGGATCTACTCACTGTCGTCCAACCGCGTGATCGAAACCGAGTCCACCAACTTCAACGTGGAGCTGAACTTCGACAACGGGGGTCCGTTTACCGGCAGCCTGCGCGCCATCGCTGCCACTGCCAGCAACAACCAGTTGTTCGGGACCGCCCAGGGCGGTATCAACAGTTTCCGTGGCAACACCGTGCAGAAACTCGACAACCACTTTTATCCGGCAGATGTCGTGGATCGCTACAACCTGACCCTGGATCCGGACAAACTGGATATGGTCGGCGTCAACGGTGGTCGCTTCGTGCTGCCCAACCCGCTCGGCTACGACGAGGATCCTCGCCTGGGGCTGACCTACCGCGACAGTAAAGCCAGCTGGTCCGGCTTTGATCAGCCAATTGCCGGTGGTCTCGGTGACGGCGCCACGCTGGCCGACTATATGGCCAACAAAGACAGCTGGATCATGGAAGGCGAGCAGCTGGAACTGAACAACGATACTGTCGCCGACCTGCAGGCGATCAACCTGCGCGGCAACTACAAGGTCGACAACCTGTTTATCACCGACGTGGAAGTCGGCCTGCGACCGAGTCGCCGCAGTGTAGAGGTAGAGAATTACGATTACTGGGCACAGTTCTACGTGGGCTCTGACAACCGCATCACCAGCCCGGAGCATCCGGAAGCGAGCAACATGGTCGGCTGCTACGCCCAGTGGCGCTCCATCGACCAGAAGTTCGATGGCGGCGGCACCGGCTCCGAGTGCTCTGCCGGCGAACGCCTGGTGGGCCAGGAAGGCGACGAGTCCTCCTTCACCCCCTACTATGTGCTGCCACCGCAGTCTCTCGACCACAACGGCGAAGACCTGATGTTCGTCACCGATCTCGGTGACTACGCCAAGGGCATTCCCGGCTTCTGGGCCGTGGATCCGAAGACCTTCGACAATCCCGAGGCCTTCAACCGCAAGGCATTCGGCGATATCAAGAAGATCCTGCGACCGTCGAACAGCTACAAGATCGCGCTCAACGAAGTCAGCACCTACCTCAACACCAACTTCGAGTACGGTCCCATGTACGGCAATCTGGGCCTGAAAGTGATCGAGTCGGAAATCAAGGCAGAGATCTACGAAGCCACCGGTATCACCCGCACCAACGGCGGCTCGCTGTACTACACCGGCACCAAAACAGAGACACAAAGACGCAGTGATTTCCTGCCGTCCCTGAACCTGGCCTGGAACGCGACGGATGAGCTGGTGTTTCGTATGAGTGCGGCTAAAAACAAACAGGAGCTGGACCTGTACCGCTATGGCAGCAGCCTGAACATCACTACCGGCCCCGACCCGGACGATGCCACCCAGCGCATCCCCACCAGCTGGAACTCACAGGGCAACATCAACCTGCAGCCGTGGGTCACCAAGAACTACGACCTGTCTGCCGAGTACTACTTTGGCGACGCCAGCATGCTCAGTCTGGGCGCCTATATGGTGAAGATCGATACCTTTATCGAGAACAAGGAAGGCACCATCGACGTGGTCTCCAAGGGCAAAACCTACTCCATCAGTGGCACCGGCCCGGTGGTGGGTGAAGGCGGTGAAGTGAAGGGCATAGAACTCGGCGCCAAGCTGGCCCTGAGCGACTTCACCGACGGCTTCTTCAGCGACTTCGGTGTCGAGGCAAACTATACCTATTCACCCAGTGAAGTACCCGGCGATCACTCGGACGTAACCGGTGAACCCTACCCGTTCGCCAACAACTCCGAGAATACCTACAACTTCATCACCTGGTATCAGCACGACAAGTGGCAGGCACGGATTGCGATGAACCACCGCAGTGAGCGCTTTATCCAGTCCTACGGACCACTGAACTTTGCCAAGTACGCGCCGGAAGAAACCTACCTGGACGCCAATGTCAGCTACGACGTAATGGACAATGTGACCGTCTACCTGCAGGGTGCCAACCTCACCAGCCAGGATGTGAAAGAGGTGTATCGCCTGGCGAGTGGCGTTGAGCAGGATTCCCTCGTCTACGACAACGAGGCGCGCTACTCCCTAGGTGTACGCGCCAAGTTCTAA
- a CDS encoding tryptophan halogenase family protein gives MQQAPLSILVLGGGAAGWLTAALLAAEHGRNRGGHCDIAVVESPNVPTIGVGEGTWPSMRETLRRIGLPERRLFAECDASFKQGSLFTSWHTESAHDRYYHPFSLPHGYFELDLARQPGTDDYAHAVTPQAAICDAGMAPKQLATPEYAGVLNYGYHFDAGKFGRCLRDHCVSQLGVQHLSAEVEQVEGAADGSVAALHTREGQRLAADLFVDCSGNSALIIGDHLGIPWVSKASELFNDRALAVQVPHESAAAPIASVTRSTGLANGWVWDIGLPTRRGMGYVYASDFTDDETAEAHFRDFLAREAAIANAAELSVRQLRFAPGHRSVFWQRNCVAVGMAAGFIEPLEASALALIEQSAGLIRDFLPAQFDQMGIAAKRFNRQMLAHWDQIIEFLKLHYAVSTRSDSEYWRAHREPQTWPESLRENLALWRHRAPARQDFPLAQPLFPPASYRYVLHGMGYPCDFVRAPRADDNLELARAKLAEVQRQVASFRNGLPGNRELIEQLINGAHPRVHVE, from the coding sequence ATGCAACAGGCACCATTATCCATTCTGGTGTTGGGCGGTGGCGCTGCCGGCTGGTTGACGGCTGCCTTGTTGGCGGCGGAACACGGCCGCAATCGCGGCGGTCACTGTGATATTGCAGTGGTTGAATCGCCCAACGTCCCCACGATCGGGGTCGGCGAGGGTACCTGGCCATCCATGCGCGAGACCCTGCGGCGCATCGGCCTTCCCGAGCGGCGCCTGTTTGCCGAGTGCGACGCCTCCTTCAAACAGGGTTCCCTGTTTACGTCGTGGCACACCGAGAGTGCGCACGATCGCTACTACCATCCCTTTTCACTGCCGCATGGCTACTTCGAGCTGGACCTGGCGCGACAGCCGGGAACTGACGACTACGCCCATGCGGTGACGCCGCAGGCGGCTATCTGCGATGCGGGCATGGCCCCCAAGCAGCTCGCCACCCCCGAGTATGCCGGAGTGCTCAACTACGGCTATCACTTCGATGCCGGCAAGTTCGGCCGCTGCCTGCGCGACCATTGCGTCTCGCAATTGGGCGTGCAGCACCTGTCGGCCGAGGTCGAACAGGTGGAGGGCGCCGCGGACGGTTCGGTCGCGGCACTGCACACGCGCGAAGGGCAGCGCCTGGCCGCCGATTTGTTCGTGGATTGCTCTGGCAATTCCGCGCTGATAATTGGCGACCATCTTGGCATTCCCTGGGTGAGCAAGGCTTCGGAGCTGTTCAATGATCGAGCGCTGGCGGTGCAGGTGCCACACGAGTCCGCCGCGGCACCCATCGCCTCGGTCACCCGCTCGACCGGATTAGCCAACGGTTGGGTTTGGGACATCGGCCTGCCCACACGCCGTGGTATGGGCTACGTCTATGCCAGTGACTTTACCGACGACGAGACCGCAGAAGCGCATTTCCGCGATTTTCTCGCGCGGGAAGCGGCGATTGCCAATGCGGCGGAACTGTCCGTCCGCCAACTGCGTTTCGCACCGGGCCATCGCTCGGTATTCTGGCAGCGCAACTGCGTTGCCGTGGGAATGGCTGCCGGATTTATCGAGCCACTGGAGGCTTCGGCACTGGCGCTGATCGAACAGTCCGCCGGACTGATACGCGACTTCCTGCCGGCGCAGTTCGATCAGATGGGGATCGCGGCCAAGCGCTTTAATCGCCAGATGCTGGCGCATTGGGACCAAATCATCGAGTTCCTGAAGCTCCACTATGCCGTGTCAACGCGTTCGGACTCCGAATACTGGCGCGCCCACCGGGAACCGCAGACCTGGCCCGAATCCCTGCGTGAAAACCTGGCCCTGTGGCGGCACCGTGCACCGGCACGTCAGGACTTTCCGCTAGCGCAGCCCCTGTTTCCTCCTGCAAGCTATCGCTATGTGCTGCATGGGATGGGATATCCGTGCGATTTCGTCCGCGCGCCGCGTGCGGACGACAACCTCGAGCTGGCGCGCGCAAAGCTCGCCGAAGTGCAGCGGCAAGTGGCCAGCTTCCGCAATGGACTGCCGGGTAACCGTGAGCTGATTGAACAGTTGATCAACGGCGCCCATCCGAGGGTGCACGTCGAATGA